In Aricia agestis chromosome 16, ilAriAges1.1, whole genome shotgun sequence, one genomic interval encodes:
- the LOC121735039 gene encoding uncharacterized protein LOC121735039, whose amino-acid sequence MALQRSQVESGTDLYIKRLSVFICSLCILSISCKSNLHSLQETSAEAELSTEIIGALSSEHEGSGEDIPGPSLILKNNTKEALKSDGSEQDPVFVSEKNSYIPVSIKPRSPVESWREPPAWEREYRRQRTNGSRVQYIEAECQDDFMKIRVGFNGSFSGLVYSAGYSYDPDCMYINGSGRDYYEFYIQLNRCGTLGRNSQHDDTRKHPTKNLMWNTITVQYNPLIEEELDEHFKVTCEYGYDFWKTVTFPFLDVEVATGNPVVFTLQPPECYMEIRSGYGATGARVTGPVRVGDPLTLLIYMRSSYDGFDIVVNDCFAHNGAAKRIKLIDEFGCPVDDKLISRFRGSWSEAGVFETQVYAYMKTFRFTGSPALYIECDVRMCHGRCPSQPCHWRNMKSVRRRSAEVTDAPRLSENISLFQSLRVLQEGEEEEMTRAGALEGQTCMKTSALSAMFASGGILVAALLGALLAAARRWKHADPAPHAYVPHGGRIR is encoded by the exons ATGGCACTCCAGCGTTCCCAGGTCGAAAGTGGCACAGACCTTTACATTAAAAGATT ATCAGTATTCATATGCAGTTTGTGCATCCTAAGTATATCCTGT AAATCCAACTTACACAGTCTACAGGAGACGTCGGCGGAGGCCGAGCTGTCCACAGAGATCATCGGAGCCCTGTCCTCGGAGCACGAGGGCTCTGGGGAGGATATACCGGGCCCTAGTTTAATATTAAAG AATAATACAAAAGAAGCTCTGAAATCAGATGGTAGCGAACAAGATCCG GTGTTCGTATCAGAGAAGAACAGCTACATTCCTGTAAGCATCAAGCCGCGCTCGCCTGTGGAGAGCTGGCGCGAGCCGCCCGCCTGGGAGAGAGAGTATCGCCGACAGAGAACCAACGGCAGCAGGGTCCAGT ACATAGAAGCGGAGTGTCAGGATGACTTCATGAAGATCAGAGTCGGCTTCAATGGCTCTTTCAGTGGTCTTGTTTATTCTGCAG GCTACTCGTACGACCCGGACTGCATGTACATAAACGGTTCTGGGCGGGACTACTACGAGTTCTACATCCAGCTCAACCGCTGCGGCACGCTCGGCCGTAACAGCCAGCATGATGATACCAGGAAACATCCTACT AAAAACCTAATGTGGAATACCATCACGGTGCAGTACAACCCGCTGATCGAGGAGGAGTTGGACGAGCACTTTAAGGTCACCTGCGAGTACGGCTACGACTTCTGGAAGACCGTCACCTTCCCATTCCTCGACGTCGA GGTAGCAACGGGAAATCCGGTGGTGTTCACGCTTCAGCCGCCGGAATGCTACATGGAGATCAGGTCGGGATACGGCGCGACCGGCGCGCGGGTCACCGGACCAGTCAGAGTCGGAGACCCGCTGACCCTGCTCATATACATGCGGAGCTCGTACG ATGGATTCGACATCGTGGTGAACGACTGTTTCGCGCACAACGGAGCCGCCAAGAGGATAAAACTCATCGACGAATTCGG TTGTCCGGTGGACGACAAACTGATCTCTCGTTTCCGCGGCTCGTGGTCGGAGGCGGGCGTGTTCGAGACGCAGGTGTACGCGTACATGAAGACATTCCGCTTCACCGGATCGCCCGCGCTCTACATCGAGTGCGACGTGCGCATGTGCCATGGACGATGCCCG TCGCAGCCGTGCCACTGGCGCAACATGAAGAGCGTGCGGCGGCGGTCGGCGGAAGTCACCGACGCGCCGCGGCTGTCGGAGAACATCTCGCTCTTCCAGTCGCTGCGAGTGCTGCAGGAGGGAGAGGAGGAGGAGATGACGAGAGCAG GAGCACTAGAAGGTCAAACGTGTATGAAGACGTCAGCATTATCAGCCATGTTTGCGTCTGGCGGCATCCTAGTAGCGGCGCTTCTCGGCGCGCTACtagcggcggcgcggcgctggAAACATGCGGACCCCGCACCGCACGCGTATGTGCCGCACGGGGGCCGCATTAGATAA